One stretch of Balneola sp. MJW-20 DNA includes these proteins:
- a CDS encoding DEAD/DEAH box helicase, with amino-acid sequence MNNTQFSDLGISAPILKAINDMGFEAPSKIQEAAIPKILAGHDVAGQAQTGTGKTAAFAIPVLQSISPDSKEVQAIVMCPTRELAIQVTGEFIKLAAHINNVHITPVYGGQPIQRQIKQIKSGTQIVVGTPGRVIDHLKRKTLRLDNLKMVVLDEADEMLNMGFKEDIEEILSFSDDRSGQQTIMFSATMSKDIKRIMNQFFTDPEMIKVEGQATSADNVDQFLIEARDSMRTEGICRLLDLNDYKLALIFCNTKRRCDSLVGEMQARGYSADALHGDMSQNVRDKVMNNFRRGKFEVLIATDVAARGLDVDDVDVVFNYDIPQDPEYYVHRIGRTGRAGRSGVAYTFYSGRKSKNIRFIEKKLNTRIESMNLPSVAEVEASKMDAFLTEVSKTLEAGGLRPFIDQIEAMIGNDYTPIEVAAALLKMKNGVIADKMSSEPEPEKKPFSRSGGKKRSSSGPGYGKRSAGGSKNRRSGSDSKKSRSERRAESGQTKRKSKPKKEDEPFYAKFEKKNKRKRKKNR; translated from the coding sequence ATGAATAATACCCAATTTTCTGATCTTGGGATCAGTGCGCCTATTTTAAAAGCCATCAACGATATGGGCTTTGAGGCACCATCTAAAATACAGGAAGCTGCCATTCCAAAGATCCTGGCCGGCCACGATGTAGCGGGACAGGCACAGACCGGAACCGGTAAGACCGCCGCTTTCGCTATCCCCGTACTGCAGAGCATCTCACCGGATTCTAAAGAAGTACAGGCAATCGTCATGTGTCCTACACGTGAACTGGCCATACAGGTAACCGGTGAGTTCATAAAACTGGCCGCTCACATAAACAATGTACACATAACTCCGGTCTACGGGGGACAGCCCATACAGCGGCAGATCAAACAGATCAAGAGCGGTACCCAGATCGTAGTAGGTACTCCGGGCCGGGTGATCGATCACCTGAAAAGAAAGACCCTGAGACTTGATAACCTCAAAATGGTTGTGCTGGATGAAGCTGATGAAATGCTCAACATGGGGTTCAAAGAAGACATTGAGGAGATCCTGAGTTTCTCAGACGACCGCTCCGGTCAGCAGACCATTATGTTTTCAGCTACCATGTCGAAAGACATCAAGCGGATCATGAATCAGTTCTTTACAGATCCCGAAATGATCAAAGTGGAAGGGCAAGCCACTTCGGCAGATAATGTAGACCAGTTTCTGATCGAAGCGCGTGATTCAATGCGAACAGAAGGTATATGCAGGCTGCTTGATCTGAATGACTATAAGCTGGCACTGATCTTCTGTAATACCAAAAGAAGATGTGATTCCCTGGTGGGAGAGATGCAGGCCAGAGGCTATTCAGCCGATGCTCTGCATGGTGACATGAGCCAGAACGTCCGCGACAAAGTGATGAATAACTTCCGGAGAGGGAAGTTTGAAGTACTTATAGCAACCGATGTGGCAGCACGCGGACTTGATGTGGATGATGTAGACGTGGTATTTAATTATGATATTCCGCAGGATCCCGAGTATTACGTTCACCGGATCGGAAGAACCGGCAGAGCAGGGCGATCCGGAGTTGCCTATACTTTTTATTCCGGCAGAAAGAGTAAGAACATCCGGTTCATCGAGAAAAAACTGAACACAAGGATCGAGAGTATGAATCTGCCCTCGGTTGCCGAAGTGGAAGCTTCAAAAATGGACGCCTTTCTGACTGAGGTATCAAAGACCCTGGAAGCCGGAGGACTACGCCCTTTCATTGATCAGATCGAGGCTATGATCGGCAATGATTATACACCCATCGAAGTTGCAGCAGCGCTGCTTAAGATGAAGAACGGAGTGATCGCTGATAAAATGAGCTCAGAACCTGAGCCCGAAAAGAAACCATTCTCACGATCCGGCGGGAAAAAAAGAAGTTCCTCAGGCCCCGGATACGGAAAGCGGAGTGCAGGTGGCAGCAAGAACCGGCGATCAGGTTCGGACAGCAAAAAATCCCGCTCTGAACGCAGAGCGGAATCCGGTCAGACGAAAAGAAAGTCTAAACCGAAAAAAGAAGACGAGCCTTTTTACGCAAAGTTTGAGAAGAAGAACAAACGCAAAAGAAAGAAAAATAGGTAA
- a CDS encoding M23 family metallopeptidase produces MLDFLKKLLEKWDKHVTLIVMDDSRPGEDNSFDIAPKQLFGFMWGVSVLFAVIVALVFMLTPLGALLYNTDDAEIREQILAISEKTAALEDSLQHRDMQLREMKNVIRLSMDTTMAMDQRLQAMFDQGGQISDPDLLNFDNSEIELSLSQNEVLFSNVINSVAEFPSRAPVEGTLTRGYLPKDQHYGIDIATKENEPVRNIADGSVFNSGWTINNGFMISIQHNDGIISTYKHLSRLNKQEGDLVLKGDIIGITGNTGVLSTGPHLHFEIWKDGIPQNPEYYIIH; encoded by the coding sequence ATGCTCGACTTCCTTAAAAAATTACTGGAGAAGTGGGACAAACACGTGACTCTGATCGTGATGGATGATTCACGTCCGGGAGAAGACAATTCTTTTGATATTGCTCCAAAGCAACTCTTCGGATTTATGTGGGGTGTGTCAGTTTTGTTTGCCGTGATCGTGGCCCTGGTATTCATGCTTACCCCGCTCGGAGCCTTACTTTATAATACAGATGATGCTGAGATAAGAGAACAGATCCTGGCCATAAGTGAGAAAACGGCAGCCCTGGAAGATTCTTTACAGCACCGGGATATGCAGTTGAGGGAAATGAAAAATGTGATCAGGCTCAGTATGGACACGACGATGGCTATGGATCAGAGGCTGCAGGCCATGTTTGATCAGGGAGGGCAGATCAGTGACCCTGACCTATTGAATTTCGATAACTCAGAGATCGAGCTAAGCCTTAGCCAGAACGAAGTGCTATTTTCCAATGTCATTAATTCAGTTGCTGAATTTCCAAGCAGGGCACCCGTCGAAGGAACTCTGACTAGAGGATACCTGCCTAAAGACCAGCATTATGGGATTGACATTGCGACTAAAGAAAATGAACCGGTCCGTAATATTGCAGACGGATCAGTTTTCAACAGTGGCTGGACCATTAATAACGGTTTTATGATCTCTATTCAGCATAACGACGGGATCATATCAACTTATAAGCATCTTTCCAGGCTGAACAAACAGGAGGGAGATCTTGTACTCAAAGGTGATATCATAGGAATTACAGGTAACACCGGTGTACTGAGTACAGGACCTCATCTTCATTTTGAGATATGGAAAGACGGAATACCTCAAAACCCCGAATATTATATCATTCATTAG
- the atpH gene encoding ATP synthase F1 subunit delta, producing MLVSKAAKRYASALIDIAKEDKILDVILEDVKMTNATIQDSKDLTLFLNSPIIKPDQKQKALEAIFADKVHKLLFDFLRFVASKNRGNIIPQIMDSFIAKYEEMNGIINVEVRSASKLSDKQLNQLSDTLAKNTGKKIQLHTLVNPELKGGLAVKIDDTVIDGTIKHKLEKLEDQFLASAGE from the coding sequence ATGTTGGTATCGAAAGCAGCAAAACGTTATGCATCAGCATTGATAGACATCGCAAAAGAGGATAAAATCCTTGATGTGATTCTTGAGGATGTTAAGATGACGAATGCAACTATCCAGGATTCTAAAGATCTGACTTTATTCCTGAATAGCCCGATCATCAAACCTGATCAGAAACAGAAAGCGCTTGAAGCCATCTTTGCTGATAAAGTACATAAGCTTCTGTTTGATTTTCTGCGGTTTGTCGCTTCCAAGAACCGGGGTAATATTATACCCCAGATCATGGATTCGTTTATCGCAAAGTATGAAGAGATGAACGGGATCATTAACGTAGAAGTAAGATCTGCTTCAAAGCTTTCAGATAAGCAACTCAATCAATTATCGGATACTCTGGCCAAGAATACAGGTAAGAAGATTCAGCTTCATACACTGGTTAACCCGGAGTTAAAAGGCGGCCTGGCCGTCAAGATCGACGACACCGTTATTGACGGAACGATCAAACACAAGCTTGAAAAATTAGAAGACCAATTTCTCGCATCAGCCGGGGAATAA
- the folD gene encoding bifunctional methylenetetrahydrofolate dehydrogenase/methenyltetrahydrofolate cyclohydrolase FolD translates to MSAEIIDGKKVAELVRNRVREDVNDWVAKGNRRPFLQVILVGDDPASKVYTGAKTRACEEVGIETNTAILQDTISAKELKSIIEKYNHDDSVDGILVQLPLPSHLSALDVIECIDHRKDVDGFHPMNVGRLTVDQPCFKSCTPAGIMELFKHYSISVRAKHAVVVGASNIVGSPMAIMLSRENSTGKATTTICHKFTKDLTQHTISADVLIAAAGSPHLIKAEMIKEGAVVIDVGINRVADETSEKGYKLVGDVDFESVRKKASWITPVPGGVGPMTVAMLMKNTLLAAKKSIYPAN, encoded by the coding sequence ATCATTGATGGCAAAAAAGTGGCTGAACTGGTACGAAACAGAGTACGAGAAGATGTGAATGACTGGGTCGCTAAAGGCAACCGGAGGCCTTTTCTACAGGTGATCCTTGTCGGAGATGATCCCGCATCCAAAGTGTATACCGGAGCTAAGACCCGGGCCTGTGAAGAAGTGGGTATTGAAACGAATACGGCTATTCTTCAGGATACGATCTCAGCAAAAGAGCTGAAGAGCATCATCGAAAAATATAACCATGATGATTCTGTTGACGGAATTCTCGTACAGCTTCCGCTTCCTTCCCACTTGTCAGCGCTTGATGTGATAGAGTGTATAGATCACCGAAAGGATGTGGATGGATTTCATCCGATGAATGTAGGCCGTCTCACAGTGGACCAACCCTGCTTCAAAAGTTGTACGCCAGCCGGGATCATGGAATTGTTTAAGCATTACAGCATTTCCGTACGAGCTAAGCATGCTGTTGTAGTCGGAGCCAGTAATATAGTAGGTTCACCGATGGCTATAATGCTCTCCAGAGAGAATTCAACCGGTAAAGCAACTACAACGATCTGTCATAAATTTACCAAAGACCTGACTCAGCATACGATCTCAGCAGATGTTCTGATCGCCGCAGCAGGATCGCCACATCTTATAAAAGCAGAGATGATCAAAGAAGGGGCTGTTGTGATCGATGTTGGAATTAATCGCGTTGCCGATGAGACATCAGAGAAAGGGTACAAGCTGGTGGGAGACGTTGATTTTGAATCCGTCCGGAAAAAAGCCAGCTGGATCACACCGGTTCCCGGAGGAGTTGGTCCCATGACGGTAGCCATGCTCATGAAAAACACACTTCTTGCTGCTAAAAAGAGCATTTATCCCGCAAATTAA
- a CDS encoding AtpZ/AtpI family protein, whose translation MPKQILPQQYMEYLGLGAEIAATIGIPILAGYYADKWLDTSPYGVLSGIVVGLFLFILDIFRIANKLNK comes from the coding sequence GTGCCCAAGCAGATCCTTCCGCAACAGTATATGGAATACCTGGGTCTTGGAGCTGAGATAGCAGCTACCATAGGTATTCCTATTCTTGCGGGCTACTATGCTGATAAATGGTTAGATACTTCTCCATATGGTGTGCTGTCCGGTATTGTCGTAGGTTTGTTTCTTTTTATACTCGATATATTTCGCATCGCAAATAAACTCAATAAGTGA
- the atpF gene encoding F0F1 ATP synthase subunit B, translating into MTLLLAGGSFLSFNTGFALWILISMIVFLWAMIKYAVPPIMDALAAREANIKESLESAEKAIAKAEQISKDNEKALREAEAKAQQIRKEAVEEAELLRTERLQKAKDEATHIVEQARTTIEQEKKQALQELRTEVAKLAVQSASMIIDQELDEDKNSKLVDSFLSDLSKN; encoded by the coding sequence ATGACTTTACTTCTAGCAGGAGGTAGTTTTTTATCTTTTAATACGGGATTTGCATTATGGATTCTGATATCCATGATCGTATTCCTATGGGCGATGATCAAGTATGCCGTGCCTCCGATTATGGATGCTTTGGCAGCACGTGAAGCCAACATTAAGGAGTCGCTTGAATCTGCTGAAAAGGCCATTGCGAAGGCCGAGCAGATCTCTAAAGACAACGAAAAGGCTCTTCGTGAAGCAGAAGCAAAAGCTCAGCAGATCAGGAAAGAAGCTGTTGAAGAGGCAGAACTTCTGAGAACAGAGCGTTTGCAAAAAGCCAAAGATGAGGCAACACACATCGTCGAACAGGCTCGCACAACCATTGAACAGGAAAAAAAGCAGGCACTTCAGGAATTGAGAACTGAAGTTGCAAAGCTTGCAGTTCAATCTGCATCCATGATCATTGATCAAGAGCTTGACGAAGATAAAAACAGCAAACTGGTCGATAGTTTTCTATCTGACCTTTCAAAAAATTAA
- a CDS encoding polymer-forming cytoskeletal protein, translating to MNNQTPMVNIISEGTKLKGNINSQNDIRVAGTIDGEAHSKGKLIVTSNGKIKGNVNSTDADIAGKVEGEVRVTNKLILRENAVIDGNIYTKSLVVEEGGEINGSCRMGTDVKKISDVPAPKTAEEKEKA from the coding sequence ATGAACAACCAGACTCCGATGGTTAATATCATCAGTGAGGGAACTAAGTTGAAAGGAAATATCAATTCTCAGAACGATATCCGTGTAGCAGGTACCATCGATGGTGAAGCACATTCAAAAGGAAAACTGATCGTTACCTCCAATGGAAAGATTAAAGGAAATGTAAACTCTACTGATGCCGATATTGCCGGCAAGGTTGAAGGAGAGGTAAGAGTTACCAATAAGCTGATCCTGCGCGAAAATGCTGTTATTGATGGTAATATCTACACGAAATCACTCGTGGTTGAAGAAGGCGGGGAGATCAATGGTTCCTGCAGAATGGGTACCGATGTAAAAAAGATCTCCGATGTACCGGCGCCCAAAACCGCAGAAGAAAAAGAAAAGGCCTGA
- a CDS encoding ATP synthase subunit I has product MSHDHFFRNILYSSIFLLIPAALFLFIGTSEGVGVISGVMLSSIFVLSSAWVIKTFSDLRSQTFVKAFFVSMAVRFILVLAGFIFLVQMTKIDEIYFTVSFIISYLCQSVTEMIFLNKLIK; this is encoded by the coding sequence GTGAGCCACGATCATTTTTTCAGGAATATCCTGTACTCCAGTATTTTCTTATTAATTCCTGCTGCTTTATTCCTGTTCATTGGGACTTCTGAAGGGGTGGGTGTAATCTCAGGGGTGATGCTGAGTAGTATTTTTGTGCTCAGCAGTGCATGGGTAATCAAAACCTTTTCGGACCTGCGTTCTCAGACTTTCGTCAAAGCTTTTTTTGTGTCTATGGCTGTCAGATTTATTCTGGTTCTGGCTGGCTTCATTTTTTTGGTTCAAATGACAAAAATTGACGAAATATATTTTACAGTTAGTTTTATAATTTCCTATCTTTGTCAATCTGTAACGGAAATGATTTTTTTAAACAAATTGATCAAATAG
- the atpE gene encoding ATP synthase F0 subunit C — protein MGLLAAGIGAGIVAIGAGIGIGMIGKSATESIARQPEASGDIRGAMILTAAFIEGVALLGAVICILLALGIQA, from the coding sequence ATGGGACTATTAGCAGCTGGTATCGGAGCTGGAATCGTAGCAATTGGTGCCGGAATCGGTATCGGAATGATCGGTAAAAGTGCAACTGAGAGTATCGCGCGTCAGCCAGAAGCTTCCGGTGACATCCGTGGCGCCATGATCCTGACAGCAGCCTTTATTGAGGGTGTTGCTCTGCTCGGAGCCGTTATTTGTATTCTTCTTGCACTTGGAATCCAAGCCTAA
- a CDS encoding glycosyltransferase, whose amino-acid sequence MKKALFVLYYVPPMGGSGVQRPLKFMKYLKEYGWEPVVLCPETGAYPYSDASIESEFNALELDVHRVEANTPFHALPGITSKFAQLPDLLARPVRKLNRLFMYPDNKKGWITPAVTKGISVCRDQNIDLIFSSAPPFSDHMIAKLISEETGLPYILDYRDLWMQSHFHQEEYSWQREIRKSMEEDWLSQAKGVVVLDEYASRSIAGSLNSDQNIRVIPHGFDPEDLINKEEATLNPSKYKVDILYSGLFYEANQPDNMLRALAELRGEDPEFPVHLHIQGKMDKRHIALIHELDLVNSVTDHGYLHHAKAASNLLKADVLWVMDGFDPELKQVKSGKLFEYLGTGKPILGISHPGAMQELLHKYGASYIARPDSVSSIKEKLTEIAGDWRDDNFPVADKPFIERFDRKQLAGELAQFFDECIGPVA is encoded by the coding sequence ATGAAAAAAGCACTCTTTGTACTCTATTACGTACCGCCTATGGGTGGGAGTGGGGTACAGAGACCGCTGAAATTCATGAAGTATCTGAAAGAGTATGGCTGGGAACCGGTTGTACTTTGTCCGGAAACCGGCGCTTACCCTTACTCCGATGCAAGTATTGAATCAGAATTTAATGCGCTCGAACTGGATGTACATAGGGTAGAGGCGAACACTCCCTTTCATGCTTTGCCTGGAATAACCTCCAAATTTGCACAGCTTCCGGATTTGCTTGCCCGACCGGTTCGAAAACTCAATCGTTTATTCATGTATCCGGACAACAAAAAAGGATGGATAACACCTGCTGTAACCAAAGGAATATCCGTCTGTCGTGATCAAAATATAGATCTCATATTCAGTTCTGCACCACCTTTCAGTGATCATATGATCGCAAAACTGATCAGTGAAGAAACCGGCCTTCCCTATATTCTTGATTACCGGGACCTGTGGATGCAAAGCCACTTCCATCAGGAAGAGTATAGCTGGCAACGAGAAATCAGAAAGAGTATGGAGGAGGATTGGCTCAGTCAAGCCAAAGGAGTAGTAGTGCTGGATGAATATGCTTCAAGATCAATTGCAGGCTCTTTAAACAGTGATCAGAACATCAGGGTTATACCTCATGGATTTGACCCGGAGGACCTGATCAATAAAGAGGAGGCCACTCTGAATCCCTCAAAGTATAAAGTCGATATTTTGTACAGCGGACTATTCTATGAAGCTAATCAGCCTGATAATATGCTCAGAGCTTTAGCAGAACTGCGAGGTGAAGATCCTGAATTCCCGGTGCATTTGCATATACAGGGAAAAATGGATAAAAGACACATTGCACTGATTCATGAACTGGATCTTGTGAATTCTGTAACAGATCACGGTTATCTGCATCATGCTAAGGCAGCTTCGAATTTACTGAAAGCTGATGTGCTTTGGGTGATGGATGGATTTGATCCGGAATTGAAGCAGGTTAAAAGTGGAAAATTGTTTGAATACCTCGGAACAGGAAAGCCAATTCTGGGTATCAGTCACCCGGGTGCAATGCAGGAACTACTTCATAAGTACGGTGCATCTTACATTGCTCGGCCTGATTCCGTATCATCCATTAAGGAAAAATTAACGGAAATCGCTGGAGACTGGCGCGATGATAATTTTCCGGTAGCTGATAAACCCTTTATTGAGAGATTTGACCGCAAGCAACTTGCCGGAGAACTGGCTCAGTTTTTTGATGAGTGTATCGGGCCTGTTGCTTAA
- the guaB gene encoding IMP dehydrogenase, producing MNDSSPFERITRQGLTYDDVLLVPNYSKVLPRDVDTSVQLTPTLKLNVPIISAAMDTVSEYRLAIALAREGGIAMLHKNMSIEDQAEHVRLVKRSESGMIVDPVTLRQEATVREARALMKKQKIGGIPIVDEKGILIGIVTNRDLRFESELNRKLGDIMTHENLVTAKQGTNLKQAEQILQHYKVEKLPIVDDNNKLVGLITFKDIEKKMNFPNACKDEMGRLRVGAAVGVTADTMERVDALVAAGVDAITVDTAHGHSDGVLKMVRKIKESYPELNVIGGNIATRAAAEALVEAGADVVKVGVGPGSICTTRVVTGIGVPQLSAVMEVAQFTREKGIGLIADGGIKQTGDIPKAIAGGASAVMMGSMFAGVDESPGETIIYESRKYKSYRGMGSISAMNKGSKDRYFQDVEDDIKKLVPEGIEGRVPFKGYLSEVVHQMVGGLRAAMGYVGASEIDELQNAEFVQISAAAYKESHPHSVQITKEAPNYSVS from the coding sequence ATGAACGACTCCTCTCCCTTTGAACGAATCACCCGACAGGGGCTGACCTATGACGATGTACTGCTTGTTCCAAATTATTCAAAGGTACTTCCAAGAGATGTAGATACATCGGTTCAGTTAACGCCTACTCTGAAACTGAATGTACCCATCATTTCCGCAGCGATGGATACGGTATCTGAATATCGCCTGGCTATTGCGCTGGCCCGGGAAGGAGGTATCGCAATGCTTCATAAGAATATGAGTATTGAAGATCAGGCTGAACATGTGAGACTGGTCAAACGCTCGGAAAGCGGGATGATCGTTGATCCGGTCACCCTCAGACAGGAAGCTACTGTGCGAGAGGCTCGTGCACTTATGAAAAAGCAGAAGATCGGCGGAATTCCGATCGTAGATGAGAAGGGTATTCTGATCGGAATTGTAACGAACCGGGATCTGCGTTTTGAGTCAGAGCTCAATCGCAAGCTGGGTGATATTATGACCCACGAAAATCTGGTTACAGCAAAACAGGGTACGAACCTTAAACAAGCGGAACAGATCCTGCAGCATTATAAAGTTGAAAAACTTCCGATCGTAGATGATAATAATAAGCTGGTCGGACTTATCACTTTTAAGGATATCGAAAAGAAAATGAACTTCCCTAATGCCTGTAAAGATGAGATGGGAAGACTGAGAGTGGGTGCCGCCGTTGGAGTCACTGCAGATACTATGGAAAGAGTAGATGCACTGGTTGCTGCCGGTGTCGACGCCATTACGGTAGATACTGCTCACGGACACTCAGACGGAGTGCTCAAAATGGTAAGGAAGATCAAAGAGTCCTATCCGGAGCTTAATGTGATCGGTGGGAACATCGCTACCAGGGCGGCAGCTGAAGCTCTGGTCGAAGCCGGTGCAGATGTGGTAAAAGTCGGGGTAGGACCTGGTTCTATTTGTACTACCCGGGTTGTAACCGGAATTGGAGTTCCGCAGCTAAGCGCCGTGATGGAGGTTGCTCAATTCACCCGCGAGAAAGGGATCGGACTTATCGCTGATGGCGGTATTAAACAAACCGGGGATATCCCGAAGGCTATTGCCGGAGGAGCAAGCGCTGTCATGATGGGATCTATGTTTGCCGGGGTAGATGAAAGTCCCGGAGAGACCATCATATATGAATCCAGAAAATATAAGTCATACCGTGGTATGGGATCTATCAGTGCTATGAATAAGGGATCCAAAGATCGATATTTTCAGGATGTGGAAGACGATATCAAAAAACTGGTTCCTGAAGGAATTGAAGGCAGGGTACCTTTTAAAGGTTACCTGAGTGAGGTTGTACATCAGATGGTAGGAGGACTCCGAGCTGCCATGGGATATGTGGGAGCATCCGAGATAGATGAATTACAGAATGCTGAATTTGTTCAGATATCTGCTGCTGCTTACAAAGAAAGTCACCCGCATTCGGTTCAGATCACAAAAGAAGCTCCTAATTATTCGGTATCCTGA
- the atpB gene encoding F0F1 ATP synthase subunit A, with protein sequence MSQTLRRFFLTLLFLSFSSTHLLAADAEDASGEEPVIDIVGTVADHDYFKAFGAKVYLPRIFFWEDASGTKQFSFFLSTKKAVASDNFEQNDQGAIVPVEGAMVVDLSITSHLMYFWFSLGAVVLITMYMSGRYSKGIGKDVEPQGALQNLFEILFIFVRDDISRENIDDHKADRYVPYLFTVFMGIAFMNLFGLLPWAATATADLTVTGTLAVITFLITQFSGTKDYWGHIFWFPGVPTWVRAILTPVEFLGIFTKPFALAIRLFANMLSGKIMIIAVLGLIFIFADAFGAGAGYGVSVVSVALTAALYALKAFVALLQAYIFTLLSAVFIGMAAEDHSHGEEHYNAEHLS encoded by the coding sequence ATGAGCCAAACCCTGCGTCGTTTTTTCCTGACTCTATTATTTTTATCCTTTAGTTCTACTCATTTGCTGGCTGCTGATGCCGAAGATGCATCAGGTGAAGAGCCGGTTATTGATATTGTGGGAACTGTAGCCGACCACGATTATTTCAAAGCATTTGGTGCCAAGGTCTACCTGCCCAGAATATTTTTCTGGGAAGATGCTTCCGGGACCAAACAATTTTCTTTCTTCCTGAGCACAAAAAAAGCTGTTGCTTCTGATAATTTCGAACAGAATGATCAGGGTGCGATCGTTCCGGTTGAAGGCGCAATGGTGGTTGATCTTTCCATAACCTCACATCTGATGTATTTCTGGTTCAGTCTGGGTGCTGTGGTTCTGATCACGATGTACATGTCCGGGCGTTACTCAAAGGGAATAGGTAAAGATGTTGAGCCTCAGGGGGCTCTCCAAAACCTCTTCGAGATCCTATTTATATTTGTAAGAGATGATATTTCCCGTGAAAACATTGATGATCATAAGGCAGACCGTTATGTGCCTTATCTTTTCACAGTGTTCATGGGAATTGCTTTTATGAACCTATTCGGTCTGCTTCCATGGGCAGCTACTGCCACAGCAGATCTAACGGTTACCGGTACTCTTGCAGTCATTACCTTTCTCATCACTCAATTCAGTGGTACAAAAGACTATTGGGGACACATATTCTGGTTCCCGGGAGTACCTACCTGGGTGCGTGCGATCCTTACCCCGGTCGAATTTCTGGGGATCTTTACCAAGCCATTTGCGCTGGCTATTCGTCTTTTTGCCAACATGTTGTCCGGCAAGATCATGATCATCGCAGTGCTTGGACTTATTTTCATATTTGCTGATGCATTCGGAGCGGGTGCAGGTTATGGTGTTAGTGTGGTATCTGTAGCACTAACCGCTGCTTTATATGCTCTGAAAGCATTTGTTGCCTTACTGCAGGCATATATCTTCACTCTTCTTTCTGCTGTATTTATTGGAATGGCGGCAGAAGATCATTCACACGGTGAAGAGCATTACAACGCAGAACATCTTTCTTAA